One part of the Falco peregrinus isolate bFalPer1 chromosome 14, bFalPer1.pri, whole genome shotgun sequence genome encodes these proteins:
- the TRAPPC2L gene encoding trafficking protein particle complex subunit 2-like protein — MAVCIAVIAKENYPLYIRSVPTENELKFHYTVHTSLDVVDEKISAMGKALVDQRELYLGLLYPTEDYKVYGYVTNSKVKFVMVVDSSNTALRDNEIRSMFRKLHNSYTDIMCNPFYNPGDRIHSRAFDSMVNSMMMQVC, encoded by the exons ATGGCGGTGTGCATCGCCGTGATCGCCAAGGAG AACTATCCCCTCTACATCCGGAGTGTTCCAACTGAAAATGAGCTGAAGTTCCACTACACTGTGCACACTTCCCTTGATGTTGTGGATGAAAAGATCTCTGCGATGGGCAAGGCTCTTGTAGATCAGAGGGAACTGTACCTAGGGCTTCTTTACCCCACTGAAGACTACAAGGT ATACGGCTACGTGACAAATTCGAAGGTGAAGTTTGTTATGGTGGTGGATTCTTCAAACACAGCACTTCGAGACAATGAGATCCGCAGC ATGTTCCGAAAGCTGCATAATTCATATACAGACATAATGTGCAACCCTTTTTATAACCCTGGGGACCGTATCCATTCCAG gGCTTTTGATAGCATGGTGAACTCCATGATGATGCAGGTGTGCTGA